The proteins below come from a single Oncorhynchus keta strain PuntledgeMale-10-30-2019 chromosome 32, Oket_V2, whole genome shotgun sequence genomic window:
- the LOC118365049 gene encoding zinc finger MYM-type protein 3-like, producing MPGSLCIQCQTQTTVFSKTCNSCFFNHPKEKMLQALNKYDYEWEHNDCTHYNNSSQILTSTKVLLYKLHTLGFVPLLLLGKRRNGTKHIDMDSFCPHPQVIKETGSIETLRNIYLGLLNVTLGTESQCQCSPVSSEPDGTPAPAEVEGAPTTIDPVGTPAPTELHRIPISIRLNIIPTPTETCKHNTLINPVETPTTINPAGTPTPTKRDGIPISLRRNLIPTPTEPGKPSTPTNPVGIPTPTSLVGTPTAIDPSGTPAPTMLDRIPTSISLNKITKLTEPGKHSTSTNPVGTPSPINSVGTPAPAELDGLPTPTEPGKPSTSNKLDGIPTYICLNGIPTSICMNGTPTSIQSKIPRLIQPKIPRPIQPKFPTPIQPGKPSTQNNPVGTPIPIDETSNSSEHQDQEMQRPKRKMWTDGDLIVAEDGATIQAQKKIKTTEEWLNMDTDRPTVSRHAEVDTEILDQLEKHKEESLNMDTDRPMVSRHAEVDTEVLDQLEKSSIVQATNKQTLWAINCFKDWLTEKQMIVDFSTIEKSEMNVLLRDFYCSVRRGKGGEYCIPSYIGIRAGVNRFINLPPLSRSWCLMKDSEFTSSNNVFLGVLKKLRREGRDKTTHPKVITAQDLEILQNSTVLSPYTPRGLVNKVWFDIQLHFGPRGKEGNRRLTPQSFVIRYDENGAKYATLTSKEERPNHKDAEEQNWQNRCGIMFQNPDSPLCPVASLEKYLSKIPPDATALYLHPKKMVITSDSMWYSQEPMGFNYLSSMLPRLCQEAGTLEKYTNNCFRTLREVMSVSRLIVP from the exons ATGCCAGGCTCACTGTGTATACAGTGTCAGACACAAACCACTGTGTTTAGTAAGACCTGCAACAGTTGTTTCTTTAACCATCCAAAAGAGAAGATGTTACAAGCGTTGAATAAGTATGATTACGAATGGGAACACAATGATTGCACCCATTATAATAATAGCTCTCAGATATTGACTTCCACTAAAGTATTG CTCTACAAATTGCATACTCTGGGATTTGTTCCCCTTCTCCTGCTTGGAAAAAGGAGAAATGGAACAAAACATATCGATATGGATTCCTTTTGCCCTCACCCTCAAGTCATAAAAGAAACAGGCTCTATTGAAACATTGAGAAATATTTATTTAGGTCTTCTGAATG TCACACTTGGCACCGAGTCCCAATGCCAGTGCTCCCCAGTGTCTTCAGAGCCAGACGGGACCCCCGCACCAGCCGAGGTAGAGGGAGCCCCTACAACAATCGATCCCGTGGGAACCCCTGCACCAACAGAGCTACACAGAATACCCATATCCATCCGACTGAACATAATACCCACACCAACAGAGACGTGCAAACACAACACACTAATCAATCCAGTGGAAACCCCTACAACTATCAATCCAGCGGGAACCCCGACACCAACCAAGCGAGACGGAATCCCCATATCTTTACGACGGAACCTAATCCCCACACCAACAGAGCCAGGCAAACCATCCACACCAACCAATCCAGTGGGAATCCCTACACCAACCAGTCTAGTTGGAACTCCTACAGCAATTGATCCATCAGGAACCCCTGCACCAACTATGCTAGACAGAATCCCCACATCCATCAGCCTGAACAAAATCACCAAACTAACAGAGCCAGGCAAACACTCCACATCAACCAATCCTGTGGGAACCCCTTCACCAATTAATTCAGTGGGGACCCCTGCACCAGCCGAGCTAGACGGACTCCCCACACCAACAGAACCAGGAAAACCTTCCACATCAAACAAGCTAGACGGAATCCCCACATACATCTGCCTGAATGGAATCCCCACATCCATCTGCATGAACGGAACCCCCACCTCAATACAGTCCAAAATCCCCAGACTAATACAACCCAAAATCCCCAGACCTATACAGCCAAAATTCCCCACACCAATACAGCCAGGCAAACCCTCCACACAAAATAATCCAGTGGGAACCCCTATACCAATTGATGAAACATCTAACTCCTCTGAGCACCAGGACCAAGAAATGCAAAGGCCAAAAAGAAAAATGTGGACAG ATGGAGATCTAATCGTTGCTGAAGACGGTGCAACCATTCAAGCACAAAAGAAAATCAAAACAACAG AAGAGTGGCTGAACATGGATACGGATAGGCCCACGGTGTCAAGACATGCAGAGGTAGACACCGAAATATTAGATCAACTAGAAAAACACAAAG AAGAGTCGCTGAACATGGATACGGATAGGCCCATGGTCTCAAGACATGCAGAGGTAGACACTGAAGTATTAGATCAATTAGAAAAGAGCAGCATTGTACAAGCAACCAACAAGCAAACTTTGTGGGCTATAAACTGCTTTAAGGACTGGCTGACAGAGAAAcagatgatagtggatttttcaACCATTGAGAAATCTGAAATGAATGTCCTCTTGCGAGATTTTTACTGTTCTGTTCGAAGGGGTAAAGGTGGGGAGTATTGCATCCCAAGCTATATCGGAATCCGGGCTGGCGTGAACAGATTCATTAACCTCCCTCCCCTTAGCAGATCCTGGTGCTTGATGAAGGACAGTGAGTTTACCTCCTCTAATAATGTATTTCTTGGGGTACTAAAGAAACTCAGACGAGAGGGCAGGGACAAAACTACCCATCCTAAGGTGATTACAGCACAAGaccttgagattcttcaaaactCTACTGTGCTAAGCCCCTACACACCCAGAGGACTAGTGAACAAAGTGTGGTTTGATATCCAGTTACACTTTGGCCCCAGAGGAAAAGAGGGCAATAGACGGCTAACGCCACAGTCGTTTGTTATAAGGTACGATGAAAACGGAGCAAAATATGCAACGCTGACTTCCAAAGAAGAAAGACCGAACCACAAAGATGCAGAAGAGCAGAACTGGCAGAATCGCTGTGGAATCATGTTTCAGAACCCTGATAGTCCACTCTGTCCAGTCGCCTCCTTGGAGAAGTATCTGAGCAAGATCCCGCCAGATGCCACcgccctctacctccatcctaaGAAGATGGTCATCACCAGTGACAGCATGTGGTATAGCCAGGAGCCAATGGGGTTCAACTACCTTTCATCAATGCTGCCCCGACTGTGCCAG gaGGCTGGTACATTGGAAAAGTACACAAACAATTGCTTCCGAACTTTGCGTGAGGTCATGTCTGTCAGCAGACTGATAGTTCCTTGA